A DNA window from Streptomyces bacillaris contains the following coding sequences:
- a CDS encoding serine/threonine-protein kinase: MRRVVRGFWGPRPESAEALADRWQRTLDGLAELVPQAADAWSQVHGNGPATAFTPERKALLDALRAAQSAADWSDLTGTGLRLVGTGTPGWEAEVSGLAGGAPEFLLQSLAIVLHAPDAAVVPEEDVLALLARVWEPDFGDVSDDDVLDALEDEAGYAMGDPVVGRTGYLSPARAALVPDGMEAVRQELPGGGELLSIAAPGDSAAVVRAYERLREAGALAPLPRPMDRPVL; encoded by the coding sequence ATGCGACGTGTGGTGCGGGGTTTCTGGGGCCCGAGGCCGGAGTCGGCCGAGGCCCTGGCCGACCGGTGGCAGCGGACCCTGGACGGGCTCGCGGAGCTGGTCCCGCAGGCGGCCGACGCCTGGAGCCAGGTGCACGGGAACGGGCCCGCCACCGCCTTCACCCCCGAGAGGAAGGCCCTGCTCGACGCTCTGCGGGCGGCCCAGAGCGCGGCCGACTGGTCGGATCTGACGGGCACCGGGCTGCGGCTGGTCGGCACGGGCACGCCCGGCTGGGAGGCGGAGGTCAGCGGACTGGCGGGCGGGGCACCGGAGTTCCTGCTCCAGTCCCTGGCGATCGTCCTGCACGCCCCGGACGCGGCCGTGGTCCCCGAGGAGGACGTCCTCGCGCTCCTCGCCCGGGTCTGGGAGCCGGACTTCGGCGATGTGAGCGACGACGACGTGCTGGACGCGCTGGAGGACGAGGCCGGTTACGCAATGGGCGACCCGGTCGTCGGCCGCACCGGCTACCTCTCCCCGGCCCGCGCCGCCCTGGTCCCCGACGGCATGGAGGCGGTCCGCCAGGAACTCCCGGGCGGCGGCGAGCTGTTGAGCATCGCGGCCCCCGGAGACAGCGCGGCGGTGGTGCGCGCGTACGAGCGGCTGCGCGAGGCGGGGGCGCTGGCCCCGCTGCCCCGCCCG
- a CDS encoding Tox-REase-5 domain-containing protein yields MSAVGGIPVAGDPAPAAAPRRDLPGPLAVVRVLLLVLLGATSLGAIGLSGSAIAADAMGAQVLGILLYASAPGVLCALLAWHLRTGGRRVLWGTVAVQLWLIAGGLGNLADGSPDGFTQLVLPVVILVLLSRAGSRAWFRLPPRERGEPPRFSLPYMITWRRDRGQSALEYLGLVLIVVALIAALTVGGLGGRITEGLQSAICSLTGSSCPVSGGGDSGPVEAGGTSGGGASNGGASDGGSSGGTDAGSTVSGGTGTPGGDATGGTDGAGGETAGTTGTTGSADTTASTGTSGTADSGGTTGTGSGNGTGTVSGGGTGGPDDEGRPGTGEDTYAQDHEEPEAAYDVPASAEGDGGNGGNGGERAADQEDCGGWGFFGCAWDRTTQVFKGLVIDGLWGDISGIIDLFKPETWAGLAEYGRQLGEQWVTDSRGAGDKWSDGDYLGALWDWGRASVNTVVTVGDDVFVGDEVRERWNNGEKTRAVTDVIWNVGSLFIPGYNVAKVVGKAGKLGKVGKVASEVADAAGDAGAAARRARQAAEAGDLDGVRKAAKEADEAADSAEDAARRTGCAIASGPSPLVRYGGGPGGGVPGSGTGVLAGRAPGGVVLANGGCDEAARQAAAEARAAERAAHLEQKRLEEPERARRAALEKKEYPEPLRNDTSDPRNYNPPSWADDLRTRTPGDADAGDGFWASRDRNPAPNWKNESWLRYQEQITGTNRGQEYVVPHPREGRPAVEYDGWDSSRQTYLEAKNGYGSYLSKTDAGRLTASGREKFVTEARAQVEAADGKPVEWHFSDPGVARAARRAFRDEGLPIRVVHTPTKPGDSTRKPGAFDEQPR; encoded by the coding sequence ATGTCTGCTGTCGGTGGCATACCCGTGGCGGGCGACCCGGCCCCGGCCGCCGCCCCACGCCGTGACCTCCCCGGCCCGCTCGCCGTCGTACGGGTGCTGCTCCTCGTCCTCCTCGGCGCGACGTCCCTGGGCGCGATCGGCCTCTCCGGCTCCGCGATCGCCGCCGACGCCATGGGTGCCCAGGTGCTCGGCATCCTGCTGTACGCCTCCGCGCCCGGGGTGCTCTGCGCTCTGCTGGCGTGGCATCTGCGGACCGGCGGCAGGCGGGTGCTGTGGGGGACCGTCGCCGTCCAGCTCTGGCTGATCGCCGGGGGCCTGGGCAACCTGGCGGACGGTTCGCCGGACGGGTTCACGCAGCTCGTGCTGCCCGTGGTCATCCTGGTGCTGCTGAGCCGGGCCGGGAGCCGGGCGTGGTTCCGGCTGCCGCCCCGGGAGCGCGGGGAGCCGCCGAGGTTCTCGCTCCCGTACATGATCACCTGGCGCCGGGACCGCGGGCAGTCCGCGCTGGAGTACCTGGGCCTGGTCCTGATCGTCGTCGCGCTGATCGCGGCCCTGACGGTGGGCGGCCTGGGCGGCCGGATCACGGAGGGCCTCCAGTCCGCGATCTGCTCGCTGACCGGCAGCTCGTGCCCGGTCTCCGGTGGCGGCGACAGCGGCCCGGTGGAGGCGGGGGGCACCTCTGGAGGGGGAGCGTCGAACGGCGGCGCCTCGGACGGGGGTTCTTCGGGCGGTACGGACGCGGGCTCGACGGTCAGCGGAGGTACGGGGACGCCCGGGGGCGACGCGACGGGCGGTACGGATGGGGCCGGAGGTGAGACGGCGGGCACCACCGGCACCACGGGTTCGGCGGACACCACCGCCTCCACCGGCACCTCCGGAACGGCCGACTCCGGCGGCACGACCGGAACCGGCAGCGGAAACGGAACCGGCACCGTCTCGGGCGGCGGCACCGGCGGCCCCGACGACGAAGGCCGCCCCGGCACCGGCGAGGACACCTACGCCCAGGACCACGAGGAGCCCGAGGCCGCCTACGACGTACCGGCCTCCGCCGAAGGCGACGGCGGGAACGGAGGGAACGGCGGCGAGCGAGCCGCCGACCAGGAGGACTGCGGCGGCTGGGGCTTCTTCGGCTGCGCCTGGGACCGTACGACGCAGGTCTTCAAGGGCCTGGTGATCGACGGCCTCTGGGGCGACATCTCCGGGATCATCGACCTGTTCAAGCCCGAGACCTGGGCCGGACTCGCGGAGTACGGACGTCAGTTGGGGGAGCAGTGGGTCACGGACTCCCGGGGCGCGGGCGACAAGTGGAGCGACGGCGACTACCTGGGTGCCCTCTGGGACTGGGGTAGGGCCTCCGTCAACACCGTGGTCACGGTCGGGGACGACGTCTTCGTCGGGGACGAGGTCCGCGAGCGCTGGAACAACGGGGAGAAGACCCGGGCCGTCACCGACGTCATCTGGAACGTCGGCTCGCTCTTCATCCCCGGCTACAACGTGGCCAAGGTCGTCGGCAAGGCCGGGAAGCTCGGCAAGGTCGGCAAGGTGGCCTCCGAGGTCGCGGACGCGGCGGGGGACGCGGGCGCGGCCGCCCGGCGGGCCCGGCAGGCGGCGGAGGCGGGCGACCTCGACGGCGTACGGAAGGCGGCGAAGGAGGCGGACGAGGCCGCCGACAGCGCGGAGGACGCGGCGCGGCGGACGGGCTGTGCCATCGCGTCGGGGCCGTCGCCGCTGGTGCGGTACGGAGGTGGGCCCGGCGGCGGAGTTCCCGGCTCCGGTACGGGGGTGCTGGCGGGCCGCGCGCCGGGCGGGGTGGTCCTGGCGAACGGCGGCTGCGACGAGGCGGCCAGGCAGGCGGCGGCCGAGGCGCGGGCGGCGGAGCGGGCCGCGCACCTGGAGCAGAAGCGGCTGGAGGAGCCGGAGCGGGCGCGCCGGGCGGCGCTGGAGAAGAAGGAGTACCCGGAGCCGCTGCGCAACGACACCTCCGACCCGCGCAACTACAACCCGCCGTCCTGGGCGGACGATCTGAGGACCCGCACCCCGGGCGACGCGGACGCGGGCGACGGCTTCTGGGCGAGCCGGGACCGCAACCCCGCGCCCAACTGGAAGAACGAGTCCTGGCTCCGCTACCAGGAGCAGATCACCGGCACCAACCGGGGCCAGGAGTACGTCGTACCGCACCCGCGCGAGGGGAGACCGGCGGTGGAGTACGACGGCTGGGACTCCTCCCGGCAGACATATCTGGAGGCCAAGAACGGCTACGGCAGCTACCTCTCCAAGACCGACGCGGGCCGGCTCACCGCCTCCGGCAGGGAGAAGTTCGTGACCGAGGCGCGGGCCCAGGTGGAGGCGGCCGACGGCAAGCCGGTGGAGTGGCACTTCTCGGACCCGGGGGTGGCGAGGGCGGCGCGCCGGGCGTTCCGGGACGAGGGGCTGCCGATCCGGGTGGTGCACACGCCGACGAAACCCGGCGACAGCACCCGGAAGCCCGGAGCCTTCGACGAGCAGCCGCGTTAG
- the serA gene encoding phosphoglycerate dehydrogenase, whose protein sequence is MSSKPVVLIAEELSPATVDALGPDFEIRHCNGADRAELLPAIADVDAILVRSATKVDAEAIAAAKKLRVVARAGVGLDNVDVSAATKAGVMVVNAPTSNIVTAAELACGLLVATARNIPQANTALKNGEWKRSKYTGVELSEKVLGVVGLGRIGVLVAQRMSAFGMKIVAYDPYVQPARAAQMGVKLLSLDELLEVADFITVHLPKTPETLGLIGDEALHKVKPSVRIVNAARGGIVDEEALYSALKEGRVAGAGLDVYAKEPCTDSPLFQFDQVVCTPHLGASTDEAQEKAGIAVAKSVRLALAGELVPDAVNVQGGVIAEDVRPGLPLAEKLGRIFTALAGEVAARLDVEVYGEITQHDVKVLELSALKGVFEDVVDETVSYVNAPLFAQERGVEVRLTTSSESPDHRNVVTVRGTLGSGEEVAVSGTLAGPKHLQKIVAIGEHDVDLALADHMVVLRYQDRPGVVGTVGKILGEAGLNIAGMQVSRAAEGGEALVVLTVDETVPQAVLGEIADEIGASSARSVNLTD, encoded by the coding sequence GTGAGCTCGAAGCCTGTCGTACTCATCGCTGAAGAGCTGTCGCCCGCCACGGTCGACGCTCTGGGTCCGGATTTCGAGATCCGGCACTGCAACGGCGCGGACCGCGCCGAACTCCTCCCCGCGATCGCCGACGTCGACGCCATCCTGGTGCGCTCCGCCACCAAGGTCGACGCCGAGGCGATCGCCGCCGCGAAGAAGCTCCGCGTTGTGGCCCGCGCGGGTGTCGGTCTCGACAACGTCGACGTCTCCGCCGCCACCAAGGCCGGCGTGATGGTCGTCAACGCCCCGACCTCCAACATCGTCACCGCCGCCGAGCTGGCCTGCGGTCTGCTGGTCGCCACCGCGCGCAACATCCCGCAGGCCAACACCGCCCTCAAGAACGGTGAGTGGAAGCGCTCCAAGTACACCGGCGTCGAGCTGAGCGAGAAGGTCCTCGGCGTCGTCGGCCTCGGCCGCATCGGCGTCCTGGTCGCCCAGCGCATGTCGGCCTTCGGGATGAAGATCGTCGCCTACGACCCCTACGTCCAGCCCGCCCGCGCCGCGCAGATGGGCGTCAAGCTCCTCAGCCTGGACGAGCTGCTGGAGGTCGCGGACTTCATCACCGTGCACCTGCCCAAGACCCCCGAGACCCTCGGCCTCATCGGGGACGAGGCGCTGCACAAGGTGAAGCCCTCGGTCCGCATCGTCAACGCCGCGCGCGGCGGGATCGTCGACGAGGAGGCGCTGTACTCCGCCCTCAAGGAGGGCCGCGTCGCCGGTGCCGGGCTCGACGTGTACGCCAAGGAGCCCTGCACGGACTCCCCGCTCTTCCAGTTCGACCAGGTCGTCTGCACCCCGCACCTCGGCGCCTCCACCGACGAGGCCCAGGAGAAGGCGGGCATCGCCGTCGCCAAGTCCGTCCGCCTCGCCCTCGCCGGTGAGCTGGTCCCGGACGCGGTCAACGTCCAGGGCGGTGTCATCGCGGAGGACGTACGCCCCGGCCTGCCGCTCGCCGAGAAGCTCGGCCGGATCTTCACCGCGCTCGCGGGCGAGGTGGCGGCCCGCCTCGACGTCGAGGTGTACGGCGAGATCACCCAGCACGACGTCAAGGTGCTGGAGCTGTCGGCGCTGAAGGGCGTCTTCGAGGACGTCGTCGACGAGACCGTGTCGTACGTCAACGCCCCGCTCTTCGCCCAGGAGCGCGGGGTCGAGGTCCGCCTCACCACCAGCTCCGAGTCGCCCGACCACCGCAACGTGGTCACCGTGCGCGGCACCCTCGGCAGCGGCGAGGAGGTCGCGGTCTCCGGCACGCTGGCGGGCCCGAAGCACCTCCAGAAGATCGTGGCCATCGGTGAGCACGACGTGGACCTGGCCCTCGCGGACCACATGGTCGTCCTGCGCTACCAGGACCGTCCCGGTGTCGTCGGCACGGTCGGCAAGATCCTCGGTGAGGCCGGACTGAACATCGCGGGCATGCAGGTCTCCCGGGCCGCGGAGGGCGGCGAGGCGCTGGTCGTCCTCACCGTCGACGAGACCGTCCCGCAGGCGGTGCTCGGTGAGATCGCGGACGAGATCGGCGCCTCCTCGGCCCGCTCGGTGAACCTCACGGACTGA
- the ilvC gene encoding ketol-acid reductoisomerase, whose product MAELFYDDDADLSIIQGRKVAVLGYGSQGHAHALSLRDSGVDVRVGLHEGSKSKAKAEEQGLRVVTPSEAAAEADVIMILVPDPIQAQVYEESVKDNLKAGDALFFGHGLNIRFGFIKPPADVDVCMVAPKGPGHLVRRQYEEGRGVPCIVAVEQDSTGKGLELALSYAKGIGGTRAGVIKTTFTEETETDLFGEQAVLCGGTAALVKAGFETLTEAGYQPEIAYFECLHELKLIVDLMYEGGLEKMRWSISETAEWGDYVTGPRIITDATKAEMKKVLAEIQDGTFAKNWMAEYHNGLPKYNEYKKADGDHLLETTGRELRKLMSWVNDEEA is encoded by the coding sequence GTGGCCGAGCTGTTCTACGACGACGATGCCGACCTGTCCATCATCCAGGGCCGCAAGGTCGCGGTTCTCGGTTACGGCAGCCAGGGCCACGCCCACGCGCTGTCGCTCCGTGACTCCGGCGTCGACGTCCGCGTCGGTCTGCACGAGGGCTCGAAGTCCAAGGCCAAGGCCGAGGAGCAGGGCCTGCGCGTGGTGACCCCCTCCGAGGCGGCCGCCGAGGCCGACGTCATCATGATCCTCGTCCCGGACCCGATCCAGGCCCAGGTCTACGAGGAGTCCGTCAAGGACAACCTGAAGGCCGGCGACGCGCTGTTCTTCGGCCACGGCCTGAACATCCGCTTCGGCTTCATCAAGCCCCCGGCCGACGTCGACGTCTGCATGGTCGCCCCCAAGGGCCCCGGCCACCTGGTCCGCCGCCAGTACGAGGAGGGCCGCGGCGTCCCCTGCATCGTGGCCGTCGAGCAGGACTCCACGGGCAAGGGCCTGGAGCTGGCGCTGTCGTACGCCAAGGGCATCGGCGGCACCCGCGCCGGCGTCATCAAGACCACCTTCACCGAGGAGACCGAGACCGACCTCTTCGGTGAGCAGGCCGTCCTCTGCGGTGGCACCGCCGCCCTGGTGAAGGCCGGTTTCGAGACGCTGACCGAGGCGGGCTACCAGCCGGAGATCGCCTACTTCGAGTGCCTGCACGAGCTGAAGCTCATCGTCGACCTCATGTACGAGGGCGGCCTGGAGAAGATGCGCTGGTCCATCTCGGAGACCGCCGAGTGGGGCGACTACGTCACCGGCCCGCGGATCATCACCGACGCCACCAAGGCCGAGATGAAGAAGGTCCTCGCCGAGATCCAGGACGGCACCTTCGCCAAGAACTGGATGGCCGAGTACCACAACGGTCTGCCCAAGTACAACGAGTACAAGAAGGCCGACGGCGACCACCTGCTGGAGACCACCGGCCGTGAGCTGCGCAAGCTCATGAGCTGGGTGAACGACGAGGAGGCCTAG
- the ilvN gene encoding acetolactate synthase small subunit encodes MSEKHTLSVLVENKPGVLARITALFSRRGFNIDSLAVGTTEHPDISRITIVVNVEDLPLEQVTKQLNKLVNVLKIVELEPAAAIQRELVLVKVRADSETRSQIVEIVQLFRAKTVDVSPDAVTIEATGGADKLEAMLKMLEQYGIKELVQSGTIAIGRGARSITDRSLRALDRSA; translated from the coding sequence ATGTCCGAAAAGCACACGCTCTCCGTCCTGGTCGAGAACAAGCCCGGTGTCCTCGCCCGGATCACCGCCCTGTTCTCCCGCCGCGGCTTCAACATCGACTCGCTCGCCGTCGGCACCACCGAACACCCCGACATCTCCCGCATCACCATCGTCGTGAATGTCGAGGACCTGCCCCTGGAGCAGGTGACCAAGCAGCTCAACAAGCTGGTCAACGTCCTGAAGATCGTCGAACTCGAGCCCGCCGCCGCGATCCAGCGGGAGCTCGTCCTGGTGAAGGTCCGCGCCGACAGCGAGACCCGCTCCCAGATCGTCGAGATCGTCCAGCTGTTCCGCGCCAAGACCGTCGACGTCTCCCCGGACGCCGTCACGATCGAGGCGACCGGAGGGGCCGACAAGCTGGAGGCGATGCTCAAGATGCTGGAGCAGTACGGCATCAAGGAGCTGGTCCAGTCCGGCACCATCGCCATAGGGCGTGGCGCGCGCTCGATCACCGACCGCTCCCTGCGCGCCCTCGACCGTTCCGCCTGA
- a CDS encoding acetolactate synthase large subunit → MPMTEQATGAHHPQPRARTGGQPSVTVEHLTGAQSLIRALEEVGADTVFGIPGGCILPAYDPLMDSTRVRHVLVRHEQGAGHAATGYAQATGKVGVCMATSGPGATNLVTPIADAHMDSVPLVAITGQVASKAIGTDAFQEADICGITMPITKHNFLVTKAEDIAHTIAEAFHIAATGRPGPVLVDIAKDALQAQTTFSWPPAQDLPGYRPVTKPHAKQIREAAKLITQSKRPVLYVGGGVLKAGATAELKVLAELTGAPVTTTLMALGAFPDSHPLHVGMPGMHGAVTAVTALQKADLIVALGARFDDRVTGKLDSFAPYAKIVHADIDPAEIGKNRAADVPIVGDAREVLADLVQAVQAEHTEGHTGDYSAWWKDLNRWRDTYPLGYDLPEDGSLSPQQVIQRIGKLAPEGTIFTAGVGQHQMWAAHFIDYEQPATWLNSGGAGTMGYAVPAAMGAKAGAPDRTVWAIDGDGCFQMTNQELTTCALNNIPIKVAVINNGALGMVRQWQTLFYNQRYSNTVLHSGADTDGVPAKGTRVPDFVKLSEAMGCYAIRCEDPADLDKVIEEANSINDRPVVVDFIVHEDAMVWPMVAAGTSNDEVQAARGVRPDFGDNEDD, encoded by the coding sequence ATGCCGATGACCGAGCAGGCCACCGGGGCCCACCACCCGCAGCCGCGCGCCCGTACCGGCGGACAGCCGTCCGTCACCGTCGAACACCTCACGGGCGCGCAGTCCCTCATCCGCGCTCTTGAGGAAGTCGGTGCCGACACGGTGTTCGGCATCCCCGGCGGCTGCATCCTCCCGGCCTACGACCCGCTGATGGACTCCACCCGCGTCCGGCACGTCCTGGTCCGTCACGAGCAGGGGGCCGGCCACGCCGCCACCGGGTACGCGCAGGCCACCGGCAAGGTCGGCGTCTGCATGGCCACCTCGGGCCCCGGCGCCACCAACCTGGTCACCCCGATCGCGGACGCGCACATGGACTCCGTGCCGCTCGTCGCGATCACCGGCCAGGTCGCCTCCAAGGCGATCGGCACCGACGCCTTCCAGGAAGCCGACATCTGCGGCATCACGATGCCGATCACCAAGCACAACTTCCTGGTCACCAAGGCCGAGGACATCGCGCACACCATCGCCGAGGCCTTCCACATCGCCGCCACCGGCCGCCCCGGCCCGGTCCTCGTAGACATCGCCAAGGACGCCCTCCAGGCGCAGACCACCTTCAGCTGGCCGCCCGCCCAGGACCTGCCCGGCTACCGCCCGGTGACCAAGCCGCACGCCAAGCAGATCCGTGAGGCCGCCAAGCTGATCACCCAGTCCAAGCGCCCCGTGCTCTACGTCGGCGGCGGCGTCCTGAAGGCCGGGGCCACCGCCGAGCTGAAGGTCCTCGCGGAGCTGACCGGAGCGCCCGTCACCACCACCCTGATGGCGCTCGGCGCCTTCCCCGACAGCCACCCGCTGCACGTGGGGATGCCGGGCATGCACGGTGCGGTCACCGCCGTCACCGCGCTGCAGAAGGCCGACCTGATCGTCGCCCTCGGAGCCCGCTTCGACGACCGCGTCACCGGCAAGCTGGACAGCTTCGCCCCGTACGCCAAGATCGTCCACGCCGACATCGACCCGGCCGAGATCGGCAAGAACCGCGCGGCCGACGTGCCGATCGTGGGCGATGCCCGCGAGGTCCTGGCCGACCTGGTCCAGGCCGTCCAGGCCGAGCACACCGAGGGCCACACCGGCGACTACAGCGCCTGGTGGAAGGACCTCAACCGCTGGCGCGACACCTATCCTCTCGGCTACGACCTGCCCGAGGACGGCAGCCTCTCCCCGCAGCAGGTCATCCAGCGGATCGGCAAGCTCGCCCCCGAAGGAACGATCTTCACGGCGGGCGTCGGCCAGCACCAGATGTGGGCCGCCCACTTCATCGACTACGAGCAGCCCGCCACCTGGCTCAACAGCGGCGGCGCCGGAACGATGGGATACGCGGTCCCGGCCGCCATGGGCGCCAAGGCCGGAGCCCCCGACCGCACGGTCTGGGCCATCGACGGCGACGGCTGCTTCCAGATGACCAACCAGGAACTGACCACCTGCGCGCTCAACAACATCCCGATCAAGGTCGCCGTCATCAACAACGGCGCCCTCGGGATGGTCCGCCAGTGGCAGACCCTCTTCTACAACCAGCGCTACTCCAACACCGTCCTGCACTCCGGTGCGGACACGGACGGCGTTCCCGCCAAGGGCACCCGCGTCCCGGACTTCGTCAAGCTCTCCGAGGCCATGGGCTGCTACGCCATCCGCTGCGAGGACCCGGCCGACCTGGACAAGGTCATCGAAGAGGCCAACTCCATCAACGACCGCCCCGTCGTGGTCGACTTCATCGTCCACGAGGACGCCATGGTCTGGCCGATGGTCGCCGCCGGCACCTCCAACGACGAGGTCCAGGCCGCACGCGGCGTCCGCCCCGACTTCGGCGACAACGAAGACGACTGA